In one window of Notolabrus celidotus isolate fNotCel1 chromosome 15, fNotCel1.pri, whole genome shotgun sequence DNA:
- the si:ch211-267e7.3 gene encoding ADAMTS-like protein 2 isoform X1, whose amino-acid sequence MFGNGGLALPVCSFLLLHLPVLALNNNRPVKDRSVGRAEQRDVHIHPLSAGGQNAKQTSDKEEVFQWWGEWSSWSSCSRSCGGGVRSQERHCLIQRLSTTQNVNSSFCVGAPKKYQLCPNQPCPSPSESFKQHQCSQFNSKAFGRRHFQWIPLYPADYISISNKPCDLQCTTIGGERQLLVPAHDGTFCRDTKHRGVCIEGICQPVGCDGQLYSSKTVDRCGVCGGNGTSCQRVSGSYRKALTQLGYVLITNIPAGASDIQIIERHKTENILALSDEAGHFFFNGHSVFDNPQNFRVAGTVFKYRRPNNVFSDGLEYIIAQGPTLQGLNVMYYNLNGKLPHITYEFTVPSHDITAAEHITTGPAHSHLNLTYITLNQDQLTATNHSEASVHSLNSRLGADVRSDIRPQEEDEEEEEEEEDLVWEIRTPSPPPPAAMLVYKPADVTSHVIRHNDVEEQGPPAPSGYRSSSNSIDEPSSAEDNTLLLSYPGSQSVRPEDAPYLLLEELHHNQSHSNTHSLTHSNTHSVKHTLTDTHVDTASAVPDTHSDTHSAVLVRLQQVSAVQAASTESNDFDVGLDPDVSLADMYRWKVSAYAPCSSTCTTGITTSYALCVRYDGTEVDDSYCDSLARPEPTHEFCTGKECPPRWETSGWSECSRTCGEGVQYRTVRCWKMLSPGLDSSVYDSLCLSHDLHKPANRKVCLGQSCGPQWEVSEWSECSARCGSRGVRTREVRCSMEMRLCNKSSQPIESQECEGPPCDRRWTVTDWGPCSGVCGEGRMVRAVMCRSSGGVVMSEEQCDQSLRPLAIHPCGDRDCAPHWVEQEWHQCNATCGRGLRQRQVVCAGLEGGVFKEFPDSSCDHNNKPESSSSCFQRPCSKWFTTSWSQCSKTCGSGVQVREVKCYQGEELVTRGHSCDSALKPEARQSCELQSCPTEAPAAVPAASVSVDDSCQDKPTANCALVLKVKLCSHWYYRKACCQSCKAPRL is encoded by the exons GCTCTCCACCACGCAGAACGTGAACAGCTCCTTCTGTGTCGGCGCTCCTAAGAAGTACCAGCTCTGTCCAAACCAG cCCTGTCCCAGCCCCAGTGAGAGCTTCAAACAGCACCAGTGTTCCCAGTTCAACTCCAAGGCTTTTGGAAGACGACACTTCCAGTGGATACCTCTTTACCCAG CTGATTACATCAGCATCTCCAATAAGCCATGTGACCTGCAGTGTACAACCATCGGGGGTGAGCGCCAGCTGCTGGTCCCTGCCCACGATGGTACCTTCTGCAGAGACACCAAACACCGAGGGGTGTGTATCGAGGGAATATGTCAG cctgtgGGCTGTGACGGACAGCTGTACAGCAGTAAGACAGTGGACAGATGTGGAGTGTGTGGAGGGAACGGGACTTCATGCCAACGTGTGTCTGGATCATACAGGAAGGCACTCACACAGttag GTTACGTGTTAATCACCAACATCCCAGCTGGAGCATCAGACATTCAGATCATAGAGAGACACAAGACTGAGAACATCCTGG ctctgtCAGACGAGGCGGGTCACTTCTTCTTTAACGGACACTCTGTGTTCGACAATCCTCAAAACTTCAGAGTGGCAGGAACCGTGTTCAAATACAGACGTCCCAACAACGTGTTCTCTGACGGGCTGGAGTATATCATCGCCCAGGGGCCCACGCTGCAGGGCCTCAACGTgatg TACTACAACCTGAACGGGAAGCTCCCCCACATCACCTACGAGTTCACAGTCCCGTCTCATGACATCACAGCTGCAGAGCACATCACCACAGGCCCCGCCCACTCCCACCTTAACCTCACCTACATCACGTTAAACCAGGACCAGCTCACAGCGACCAATCACAGCGAAGCCAGCGTTCACAGCCTCAACTCCCGGCTGGGAGCCGATGTCAGATCAGATATCCGGCCgcaggaggaagatgaagaggaggaggaagaggaggaagacttGGTGTGGGAGATCAGGACCCCCAGCCCTCCCCCACCTGCTGCCATGTTGGTCTACAAGCCTGCTGATGTCACCAGTCATGTGATCAGACATAATGACGTGGAGGAGCAGGGACCTCCAGCACCGTCTGGTTACA GAAGCTCCTCAAACTCCATCGACGAGCCGTCCTCTGCTGAAGACAACACTCTGCTGCTCTCGTACCCAG GCAGCCAGAGTGTTCGTCCTGAAGACGCCCCCTACCTGCTGCTAGAGGAGCTACACCACAACCAgtcacactccaacacacactccctcacacactcaaacacacactcggtcaaacacacactcactgacacacatgTGGACACGGCGTCTGCTGTTCCCGACACACACTCGGACACACACTCCGCCGTCCTGGTGAGGCTGCAGCAGGTGTCTGCAGTCCAGGCCGCCAGCACAGAGAG taACGACTTTGATGTGGGTCTGGATCCTGATGTGAGTCTGGCAGATATGTATCGCTGGAAGGTTTCCGCTTATGCTCCTTGCAGCTCCACCTGTAcgacag gTATCACCACCAGCTATGCCCTGTGTGTGCGGTATGACGGGACTGAAGTGGACGACAGTTACTGCGACTCTTTGGCCAGACCTGAGCCCACACACGAGTTCTGCACCGGGAAGGAATGTCCTCCAAG GTGGGAGACGAGCGGATGGAGTGAGTGCTCTCGAACCTGTGGGGAGGGCGTTCAGTACCGCACTGTCCGCTGTTGGAAGATGCTGTCGCCCGGTCTCGACTCGTCCGTCTACGACTCGCTGTGTCTATCACATGACCTCCACAAACCAGCCAATAGGAAGGTCTGCCTGGGCCAGAGCTGTGGACCCCAGTGGGAGGTGTCTGAGTGGTCCGAG tgttcgGCGCGGTGTGGATCTCGGGGGGTCCGTACCCGGGAGGTCCGTTGCTCCATGGAAATGAGACTCTGTAACAAGTCCTCTCAGCCAATAGAAAGCCAGGAGTGTGAAGGCCCGCCCTGTGACAGAAGATGGACGGTCACAGACTGGGGACCT tgctcaggtgtgtgtggggAGGGGCGGATGGTGCGTGCAGTGATGTGTCGATCATCAGGTGGGGTGGTGATGTCAGAGGAGCAGTGCGACCAATCACTACGCCCGCTGGCCATCCATCCCTGTGGAGACAGAGACTGCGCCCCCCACTGGGTGGAACAGGAGTGGCATCAG tgtaatgCTACATGTGGACGTGGCTTGCGTCAGCGTCAGGTGGTGTGTGCGGGGCTGGAAGGCGGCGTGTTCAAAGAGTTTCCAGACAGCAGCTGCgaccacaacaacaaaccagAGAGCAGCTCGTCCTGCTTCCAGAGACCCTGTTCCAAGTGGTTCACCACCTCCTGGTCTCAG TGCAGTAAGACCTGTGGGAGTGGCGTGCAGGTTCGAGAGGTGAAGTGTTACCAGGGGGAGGAGCTTGTAACCCGGGGCCACAGCTGTGACTCTGCCCTGAAGCCAGAAGCCCGACAGAGCTGTGAGCTCCAGAGCTGTCCAACGGAGGCTCCAG CAGCCGTCCCAGCAGCATCAGTATCCGTGGACGACTCCTGCCAGGACAAGCCGACAGCTAACTGTGCGCTGGTGCTGAAGGTGAAGCTGTGCTCTCACTGGTACTACAGGAAGGCCTGCTGCCAGTCCTGTAAGGCCCCCAGACTCTGA
- the si:ch211-267e7.3 gene encoding ADAMTS-like protein 2 isoform X2 has protein sequence MFGNGGLALPVCSFLLLHLPVLALNNNRPVKDRSVGRAEQRDVHIHPLSAGGQNAKQTSDKEEVFQWWGEWSSWSSCSRSCGGGVRSQERHCLIQRLSTTQNVNSSFCVGAPKKYQLCPNQPCPSPSESFKQHQCSQFNSKAFGRRHFQWIPLYPADYISISNKPCDLQCTTIGGERQLLVPAHDGTFCRDTKHRGVCIEGICQPVGCDGQLYSSKTVDRCGVCGGNGTSCQRVSGSYRKALTQLGYVLITNIPAGASDIQIIERHKTENILALSDEAGHFFFNGHSVFDNPQNFRVAGTVFKYRRPNNVFSDGLEYIIAQGPTLQGLNVMYYNLNGKLPHITYEFTVPSHDITAAEHITTGPAHSHLNLTYITLNQDQLTATNHSEASVHSLNSRLGADVRSDIRPQEEDEEEEEEEEDLVWEIRTPSPPPPAAMLVYKPADVTSHVIRHNDVEEQGPPAPSGYRSSSNSIDEPSSAEDNTLLLSYPGSQSVRPEDAPYLLLEELHHNQSHSNTHSLTHSNTHSVKHTLTDTHVDTASAVPDTHSDTHSAVLVRLQQVSAVQAASTESNDFDVGLDPDVSLADMYRWKVSAYAPCSSTCTTGITTSYALCVRYDGTEVDDSYCDSLARPEPTHEFCTGKECPPRWETSGWSECSRTCGEGVQYRTVRCWKMLSPGLDSSVYDSLCLSHDLHKPANRKVCLGQSCGPQWEVSEWSECSARCGSRGVRTREVRCSMEMRLCNKSSQPIESQECEGPPCDRRWTVTDWGPCSGVCGEGRMVRAVMCRSSGGVVMSEEQCDQSLRPLAIHPCGDRDCAPHWVEQEWHQCNATCGRGLRQRQVVCAGLEGGVFKEFPDSSCDHNNKPESSSSCFQRPCSKWFTTSWSQCSKTCGSGVQVREVKCYQGEELVTRGHSCDSALKPEARQSCELQSCPTEAPAVPAASVSVDDSCQDKPTANCALVLKVKLCSHWYYRKACCQSCKAPRL, from the exons GCTCTCCACCACGCAGAACGTGAACAGCTCCTTCTGTGTCGGCGCTCCTAAGAAGTACCAGCTCTGTCCAAACCAG cCCTGTCCCAGCCCCAGTGAGAGCTTCAAACAGCACCAGTGTTCCCAGTTCAACTCCAAGGCTTTTGGAAGACGACACTTCCAGTGGATACCTCTTTACCCAG CTGATTACATCAGCATCTCCAATAAGCCATGTGACCTGCAGTGTACAACCATCGGGGGTGAGCGCCAGCTGCTGGTCCCTGCCCACGATGGTACCTTCTGCAGAGACACCAAACACCGAGGGGTGTGTATCGAGGGAATATGTCAG cctgtgGGCTGTGACGGACAGCTGTACAGCAGTAAGACAGTGGACAGATGTGGAGTGTGTGGAGGGAACGGGACTTCATGCCAACGTGTGTCTGGATCATACAGGAAGGCACTCACACAGttag GTTACGTGTTAATCACCAACATCCCAGCTGGAGCATCAGACATTCAGATCATAGAGAGACACAAGACTGAGAACATCCTGG ctctgtCAGACGAGGCGGGTCACTTCTTCTTTAACGGACACTCTGTGTTCGACAATCCTCAAAACTTCAGAGTGGCAGGAACCGTGTTCAAATACAGACGTCCCAACAACGTGTTCTCTGACGGGCTGGAGTATATCATCGCCCAGGGGCCCACGCTGCAGGGCCTCAACGTgatg TACTACAACCTGAACGGGAAGCTCCCCCACATCACCTACGAGTTCACAGTCCCGTCTCATGACATCACAGCTGCAGAGCACATCACCACAGGCCCCGCCCACTCCCACCTTAACCTCACCTACATCACGTTAAACCAGGACCAGCTCACAGCGACCAATCACAGCGAAGCCAGCGTTCACAGCCTCAACTCCCGGCTGGGAGCCGATGTCAGATCAGATATCCGGCCgcaggaggaagatgaagaggaggaggaagaggaggaagacttGGTGTGGGAGATCAGGACCCCCAGCCCTCCCCCACCTGCTGCCATGTTGGTCTACAAGCCTGCTGATGTCACCAGTCATGTGATCAGACATAATGACGTGGAGGAGCAGGGACCTCCAGCACCGTCTGGTTACA GAAGCTCCTCAAACTCCATCGACGAGCCGTCCTCTGCTGAAGACAACACTCTGCTGCTCTCGTACCCAG GCAGCCAGAGTGTTCGTCCTGAAGACGCCCCCTACCTGCTGCTAGAGGAGCTACACCACAACCAgtcacactccaacacacactccctcacacactcaaacacacactcggtcaaacacacactcactgacacacatgTGGACACGGCGTCTGCTGTTCCCGACACACACTCGGACACACACTCCGCCGTCCTGGTGAGGCTGCAGCAGGTGTCTGCAGTCCAGGCCGCCAGCACAGAGAG taACGACTTTGATGTGGGTCTGGATCCTGATGTGAGTCTGGCAGATATGTATCGCTGGAAGGTTTCCGCTTATGCTCCTTGCAGCTCCACCTGTAcgacag gTATCACCACCAGCTATGCCCTGTGTGTGCGGTATGACGGGACTGAAGTGGACGACAGTTACTGCGACTCTTTGGCCAGACCTGAGCCCACACACGAGTTCTGCACCGGGAAGGAATGTCCTCCAAG GTGGGAGACGAGCGGATGGAGTGAGTGCTCTCGAACCTGTGGGGAGGGCGTTCAGTACCGCACTGTCCGCTGTTGGAAGATGCTGTCGCCCGGTCTCGACTCGTCCGTCTACGACTCGCTGTGTCTATCACATGACCTCCACAAACCAGCCAATAGGAAGGTCTGCCTGGGCCAGAGCTGTGGACCCCAGTGGGAGGTGTCTGAGTGGTCCGAG tgttcgGCGCGGTGTGGATCTCGGGGGGTCCGTACCCGGGAGGTCCGTTGCTCCATGGAAATGAGACTCTGTAACAAGTCCTCTCAGCCAATAGAAAGCCAGGAGTGTGAAGGCCCGCCCTGTGACAGAAGATGGACGGTCACAGACTGGGGACCT tgctcaggtgtgtgtggggAGGGGCGGATGGTGCGTGCAGTGATGTGTCGATCATCAGGTGGGGTGGTGATGTCAGAGGAGCAGTGCGACCAATCACTACGCCCGCTGGCCATCCATCCCTGTGGAGACAGAGACTGCGCCCCCCACTGGGTGGAACAGGAGTGGCATCAG tgtaatgCTACATGTGGACGTGGCTTGCGTCAGCGTCAGGTGGTGTGTGCGGGGCTGGAAGGCGGCGTGTTCAAAGAGTTTCCAGACAGCAGCTGCgaccacaacaacaaaccagAGAGCAGCTCGTCCTGCTTCCAGAGACCCTGTTCCAAGTGGTTCACCACCTCCTGGTCTCAG TGCAGTAAGACCTGTGGGAGTGGCGTGCAGGTTCGAGAGGTGAAGTGTTACCAGGGGGAGGAGCTTGTAACCCGGGGCCACAGCTGTGACTCTGCCCTGAAGCCAGAAGCCCGACAGAGCTGTGAGCTCCAGAGCTGTCCAACGGAGGCTCCAG CCGTCCCAGCAGCATCAGTATCCGTGGACGACTCCTGCCAGGACAAGCCGACAGCTAACTGTGCGCTGGTGCTGAAGGTGAAGCTGTGCTCTCACTGGTACTACAGGAAGGCCTGCTGCCAGTCCTGTAAGGCCCCCAGACTCTGA